A single genomic interval of Panthera uncia isolate 11264 chromosome A1 unlocalized genomic scaffold, Puncia_PCG_1.0 HiC_scaffold_17, whole genome shotgun sequence harbors:
- the CLTB gene encoding clathrin light chain B isoform X2 yields the protein MADDFGFFSSSESGAPEAAEEDPAAAFLAQQESEIAGIENDEGFGAPAGSHAALSQLGPASGAGSEDMGTTINGDVFQEANGPADGYAAIAQADRLTQEPESIRKWREEQRKRLQELDAASKVTEQEWREKAKKDLEEWNQRQSEQVEKNKINNRASEEAFVKESKEETPGTEWEKVAQLCDFNPKSSKQCKDVSRLRSVLMSLKQTPLSR from the exons ATGGCTGATGACTTTGGCTTCTTCTCGTCGTCGGAGAGCGGGGCGCCCGAGGCGGCGGAGGAGGACCCGGCTGCTGCCTTCCTGGCCCAGCAGGAGAGTGAGATCGCGGGCATAGAGAATGACGAGGGCTTCGGGGCACCTGCCGGCAGCCATGCGGCCCTCTCCCAGCTGGGACCTGCGAGTGGGG ctGGTTCTGAGGACATGGGGACCACCATCAATGGAGATGTGTTTCAG GAGGCTAACGGTCCAGCAGACGGCTATGCGGCGATTGCCCAGGCTGACAGACTGACTCAGGAACCTGAGAGCATCCGCAagtggagagaggagcagaggaaacGGCTGCAGGAACTGG ATGCTGCCTCCAAGGTGACAGAACAGGAGTGGCGGGAGAAAGCCAAAAAGGACCTGGAGGAGTGGAACCAGCGCCAGAGTGAACAAGTCGAGAAGAACAAGATCAACAACCG GGCATCTGAGGAGGCTTTCGTGAAGGAATCCAAGGAGGAGACCCCAggcacagaatgggagaaggtggCTCAGCTGTGTGATTTCAACCCCAAGAGCAGCAAGCAGTGCAAAGACGTGTCCCGCCTGCGCTCAGTGCTCATGTCCCTGAAGCAGACGCCGCTGTCCCGCTAG
- the NOP16 gene encoding nucleolar protein 16 → MPKAKGKTRRQKFGYNVNRKRLNRNARRKAAPRIECSHIRHAWDHAKSVRQNLAEMGLAMDPNKAVPLRKRKVKAMDIDVEERPKELVRKPYVLNDLEAEASLPEKKGNTLSRDLIDYVRYMVENHGEDYKAMARDEKNYYQDTPKQIRNKINVYKRFYPVEWQAFIDSLQKNKMEVE, encoded by the exons ATGCCCAAGGCCAAGGGGAAGACCAGGAGACAGAAGTTCGGTTACAATGTTAACCGGAAGCGTCTGAACCGAAATGCTCGACGGAAAGCAGCGCCACGGATCGAGTG CTCCCACATCCGACATGCCTGGGACCACGCTAAATCCGTGCGGCAGAACCTGGCCGAGATGGGGTTGGCTATGGACCCCAACAAGGCTGTGCCCCTTCGTAAGAGAAAG GTGAAGGCCATGGACATTGATGTAGAGGAAAGGCCTAAGGAGCTTGTGCGAAAACCCTATGTGCTAAATG ACCTGGAGGCAGAAGCCAGCCtcccagaaaagaaaggaaatacgcTGTCCCGAGACCTCATTGACTATGTACGTTACATGGTGGAGAATCATGGCGAGGACTATAAG GCTATGGCTCGGGATGAGAAGAATTACTATCAAGATACCCCGAAACAGATTCGGAATAAGATCAACGTCTATAAGCGTTTTTACCCAGTGGAGTGGCAAGCCTTCATTGATTCTTTGCAGAAGAATAAGATGGAAGTTGAGTGA
- the CLTB gene encoding clathrin light chain B isoform X1 yields MADDFGFFSSSESGAPEAAEEDPAAAFLAQQESEIAGIENDEGFGAPAGSHAALSQLGPASGAGSEDMGTTINGDVFQEANGPADGYAAIAQADRLTQEPESIRKWREEQRKRLQELDAASKVTEQEWREKAKKDLEEWNQRQSEQVEKNKINNRIADKAFYQQPDADIIGYVASEEAFVKESKEETPGTEWEKVAQLCDFNPKSSKQCKDVSRLRSVLMSLKQTPLSR; encoded by the exons ATGGCTGATGACTTTGGCTTCTTCTCGTCGTCGGAGAGCGGGGCGCCCGAGGCGGCGGAGGAGGACCCGGCTGCTGCCTTCCTGGCCCAGCAGGAGAGTGAGATCGCGGGCATAGAGAATGACGAGGGCTTCGGGGCACCTGCCGGCAGCCATGCGGCCCTCTCCCAGCTGGGACCTGCGAGTGGGG ctGGTTCTGAGGACATGGGGACCACCATCAATGGAGATGTGTTTCAG GAGGCTAACGGTCCAGCAGACGGCTATGCGGCGATTGCCCAGGCTGACAGACTGACTCAGGAACCTGAGAGCATCCGCAagtggagagaggagcagaggaaacGGCTGCAGGAACTGG ATGCTGCCTCCAAGGTGACAGAACAGGAGTGGCGGGAGAAAGCCAAAAAGGACCTGGAGGAGTGGAACCAGCGCCAGAGTGAACAAGTCGAGAAGAACAAGATCAACAACCG GATCGCTGACAAAGCATTCTACCAGCAGCCAGATGCTGATATCATCGGCTATGT GGCATCTGAGGAGGCTTTCGTGAAGGAATCCAAGGAGGAGACCCCAggcacagaatgggagaaggtggCTCAGCTGTGTGATTTCAACCCCAAGAGCAGCAAGCAGTGCAAAGACGTGTCCCGCCTGCGCTCAGTGCTCATGTCCCTGAAGCAGACGCCGCTGTCCCGCTAG
- the HIGD2A gene encoding HIG1 domain family member 2A, mitochondrial yields MAVPGPVTPEAPFEPSQPPVIEGFSPSVYSTPESFKEKFLRKTRENPMVPIGCLGTAAALTYGLYCFHRGQSHRSQLMMRTRIAAQGFTVAAILLGLAASAMRSRS; encoded by the exons ATGGCGGTTCCTGGCCCTGTGACTCCGGAGGCACCCTTTGAGCCATCACAGCCCCCGGTCATTGAGGGCTTTAGCCCCAGTGTCTACAGCACTCCAGAAAGCTTCAAAGAAAAATTCCTTCGCAAGACCCGCGAGAACCCGATGGTACCCATAG GCTGCCTGGGCACGGCGGCCGCCCTAACCTACGGCCTCTACTGCTTCCACCGGGGTCAGAGCCACCGATCTCAGCTTATGATGCGCACCCGGATCGCTGCCCAGGGCTTCACGGTCGCAGCCATCTTGCTGGGTCTGGCTGCATCTGCTATGAGGTCTCGATCCTGA